A part of Haloarchaeobius sp. HME9146 genomic DNA contains:
- a CDS encoding M48 family metallopeptidase produces the protein MLEYHVLFVVLLVGTEAFFTLLSLLNVRYGAATARAESEWMHETLGVDDLDAVLDYQRARTGLSLVSTWVALGFLLVALYTGLISDVVGALAASGLPELAQGVVFVALLLLAGQLVNIPFDLYGTFVVEEQFGFNNQSPKLWVKDFVLGLVVSTLIVSLLAGAVLWFVSALPTYWPAAAWALVVAFSLAMLVIKPRVIDPIFNDFTPVEESDLRDAVDDVFERAGFRCDQVYEMDASKRSGHSNAYFTGFGRTKRVVLYDTLVEQMEVDEIQAVLAHELAHWKRGHIWKFVALAAVQFAVVFGVLGYLVSQGWLYTMFGLPQLEYAGLFVAILFVGPVMQLTSPIQNYFSLAYEREADTFAVETMGSSPMASALANLASENMSNPFPHPLYETFHYDHPPIPERIRYIEAMGDGGDSASDGPAGEDTPTAD, from the coding sequence ATGCTGGAGTATCACGTCCTGTTCGTCGTGTTGTTGGTCGGGACGGAGGCCTTCTTCACCCTCCTGTCCCTGTTGAACGTCCGGTACGGCGCGGCGACCGCCCGCGCCGAGTCCGAGTGGATGCACGAGACACTCGGGGTCGACGACCTGGACGCGGTCCTCGACTACCAGCGCGCCCGGACCGGGCTGTCGCTGGTCTCGACCTGGGTCGCCCTCGGGTTCCTGCTCGTCGCACTCTACACCGGCCTCATCAGCGACGTGGTCGGGGCGCTCGCCGCGAGCGGCCTGCCCGAACTCGCACAGGGTGTCGTCTTCGTCGCCCTGTTGCTCCTCGCAGGCCAGCTGGTGAACATCCCGTTCGACCTGTACGGGACCTTCGTGGTCGAAGAGCAGTTCGGCTTCAACAACCAGTCGCCGAAACTGTGGGTCAAGGACTTCGTCCTCGGGCTGGTCGTGAGCACGCTCATCGTCTCGCTGCTCGCCGGGGCGGTCCTCTGGTTCGTGAGCGCCCTGCCCACCTACTGGCCGGCCGCGGCGTGGGCGCTGGTCGTCGCTTTCTCGCTCGCGATGCTGGTCATCAAGCCGCGGGTCATCGACCCGATATTCAACGACTTCACGCCGGTCGAGGAGTCCGACCTCCGCGACGCGGTCGACGACGTGTTCGAGCGCGCCGGCTTCCGCTGCGACCAGGTGTACGAGATGGACGCGAGCAAGCGCTCCGGACACTCGAACGCCTACTTCACCGGCTTCGGCCGGACCAAGCGCGTGGTGCTGTACGACACGCTGGTCGAGCAGATGGAGGTCGACGAGATACAGGCGGTCCTCGCCCACGAACTCGCACACTGGAAGCGCGGCCACATCTGGAAGTTCGTCGCACTCGCAGCGGTCCAGTTCGCGGTCGTCTTCGGCGTCCTGGGCTACCTCGTGAGCCAGGGCTGGCTCTACACGATGTTCGGGCTGCCACAGCTCGAGTACGCGGGTCTCTTCGTCGCCATCCTGTTCGTCGGGCCGGTCATGCAGCTGACCTCGCCCATCCAGAACTACTTCTCGCTCGCCTACGAGCGCGAAGCCGACACCTTCGCGGTCGAGACGATGGGGTCGTCGCCGATGGCGAGTGCCCTGGCGAACCTCGCCAGCGAGAACATGTCGAACCCGTTCCCGCACCCGCTCTACGAGACGTTCCACTACGACCACCCGCCCATTCCGGAGCGCATCCGCTACATCGAGGCGATGGGTGACGGTGGCGACTCGGCAAGCGACGGGCCTGCTGGTGAGGATACCCCGACGGCGGACTGA
- a CDS encoding histidine kinase N-terminal 7TM domain-containing protein translates to MQAVSWPVVGSLAAGVANLAFLWYLWDFREKPGARWFFAVIVAQVGLCFSQGVAMLVFDPLWLREALEMLFWLAGTVVVVGYLGFAAAYTGRGHLVRTWWFRAVALFGLGFDLLVVTNPWHHLVWQDFRLDPIYGAATVSYVHSPLIRLQFVGIVLVSVVGMALLLDTVISFGPLYRKQAVAVALTPIPPVAAFTLWTFDLGPAPQLNLVPIMFLPHIALDTYALFRSDMFEFNPTTRRTGERAALDDLGSPIIVVDEKGRIVTLNAPAEAALGVDKQTALTVRLVEYLGVDDIDLAATDQTLTLTQEGSYATYKLVTSPLRDVAGTHVGYTVLLQDVTDEIRRKQRLTVLNRVLRHNLRNDLTVVQGYLQGAADLVEDDEVLWMLETAEDETRGLIELGEKARTIEQTMGGDVRSRETVAMAELLAALGDRLEAEFDDGGVTVAVPEAFQLETNPDLVEVVFANLIENGLEHDDGTDPHVTITLTAVEDDGTAVFAVADDGPGIPDHERQVIDAGEETALAHGSGLGLWLVNWTVTALGGSVAFEATGSGENESESSSGTTVLVRLPGAVPGSVERPLSQASP, encoded by the coding sequence GTGCAAGCGGTCTCGTGGCCGGTCGTGGGCTCGCTGGCGGCCGGAGTGGCCAACCTCGCGTTCCTCTGGTACCTGTGGGACTTCCGCGAGAAACCCGGCGCACGGTGGTTCTTCGCCGTCATCGTCGCGCAGGTCGGCCTCTGTTTCTCACAGGGGGTCGCGATGCTCGTGTTCGACCCCCTGTGGCTCCGCGAGGCCCTGGAGATGCTGTTCTGGCTGGCCGGGACGGTCGTCGTCGTCGGCTACCTCGGGTTCGCGGCGGCCTACACGGGGCGAGGCCACCTCGTCAGGACGTGGTGGTTCAGGGCCGTTGCCCTGTTCGGGCTCGGCTTCGACCTGCTTGTCGTCACGAACCCGTGGCACCACCTCGTCTGGCAGGACTTTCGCCTCGACCCGATATACGGTGCGGCGACCGTCTCGTACGTCCACTCGCCCCTGATTCGACTCCAGTTCGTCGGCATTGTCCTCGTGTCGGTCGTCGGGATGGCGCTGCTGCTGGACACGGTTATCAGCTTCGGCCCACTGTACCGCAAGCAGGCCGTGGCCGTCGCGCTGACGCCGATTCCACCGGTGGCCGCGTTCACACTCTGGACGTTCGACCTCGGGCCCGCACCGCAGTTGAACCTCGTCCCCATCATGTTCCTCCCCCACATCGCGCTCGACACCTACGCCCTCTTCCGGAGCGATATGTTCGAGTTCAATCCGACCACACGACGGACGGGCGAACGGGCTGCCCTCGACGACCTCGGGAGTCCCATCATCGTCGTCGACGAGAAGGGGCGCATCGTCACGCTGAACGCGCCGGCGGAGGCCGCGCTGGGCGTGGATAAGCAGACCGCGCTCACGGTGCGACTGGTCGAGTACCTCGGTGTCGACGACATCGACCTCGCCGCGACCGACCAGACGCTCACGCTGACGCAGGAGGGGAGCTACGCGACCTACAAGCTGGTCACGTCGCCGCTCCGGGACGTCGCCGGCACCCACGTCGGCTACACCGTCCTGTTGCAGGACGTCACCGACGAGATTCGGCGCAAACAGCGCCTCACCGTCCTGAACCGGGTCCTCCGACACAACCTCCGGAACGACCTGACCGTCGTGCAAGGCTACCTGCAAGGTGCGGCCGATCTGGTGGAGGACGACGAGGTGCTGTGGATGCTGGAGACCGCCGAGGACGAGACGCGCGGGCTCATCGAACTCGGCGAGAAGGCCCGGACCATCGAGCAGACGATGGGCGGGGACGTGCGTTCCCGCGAAACCGTCGCGATGGCCGAGCTCCTCGCGGCGCTCGGCGACCGACTCGAAGCCGAGTTCGACGACGGCGGGGTCACCGTCGCGGTTCCCGAAGCGTTCCAGCTGGAGACGAACCCCGACCTCGTCGAGGTGGTGTTCGCGAACCTGATCGAGAACGGGCTCGAACACGACGACGGCACCGACCCGCACGTAACGATCACACTGACCGCGGTCGAGGACGACGGGACAGCGGTGTTCGCCGTCGCCGACGACGGCCCGGGCATCCCCGACCACGAGCGACAGGTCATCGACGCCGGCGAGGAGACCGCGTTGGCCCACGGGAGCGGGCTCGGACTGTGGCTGGTCAACTGGACCGTGACGGCGCTCGGGGGGAGCGTCGCGTTCGAAGCAACGGGGAGTGGGGAGAACGAATCGGAGAGTAGCAGCGGCACGACCGTCCTCGTCCGCCTCCCGGGTGCGGTTCCGGGGTCGGT